One Staphylococcus ratti DNA segment encodes these proteins:
- the rpmF gene encoding 50S ribosomal protein L32, protein MAVPKRRTSKTRKNKRRTHFKLTVPGMQECPNCGEFKLSHRVCPGCGSYKGEEVVSK, encoded by the coding sequence ATGGCAGTACCAAAAAGAAGAACTTCTAAAACAAGAAAAAACAAACGCCGTACGCATTTCAAATTAACAGTACCAGGTATGCAAGAATGCCCAAACTGTGGTGAATTTAAATTATCACACCGTGTATGTCCAGGTTGTGGTTCATACAAAGGTGAAGAAGTCGTTTCAAAATAA
- the coaD gene encoding pantetheine-phosphate adenylyltransferase, giving the protein MTNTKAVIPGSFDPITLGHIDIIERSAERFEELHICVLRNSSKKGTFTSDERIALIEASVSHLDNVYVHSYGGLLVDFCEYVGATTIIRGLRAVSDFEYELRLTSMNRKLNPNIETLYMMTSTDYSFISSSVVKEVAQYDADISEFVPKPVEEALLKKFKS; this is encoded by the coding sequence ATGACTAATACAAAAGCAGTCATTCCAGGAAGCTTTGATCCTATTACTTTGGGTCATATCGATATTATCGAACGTAGTGCAGAGCGCTTTGAAGAATTGCATATATGCGTTTTGCGCAATAGCAGTAAAAAAGGGACGTTTACATCTGATGAACGCATTGCGCTAATTGAAGCTTCAGTTTCACATTTGGATAATGTCTATGTCCATTCTTATGGAGGTTTGTTAGTAGACTTTTGTGAATATGTTGGTGCGACAACGATTATTCGTGGTTTACGTGCGGTGAGTGATTTTGAATATGAATTACGCCTCACGTCCATGAATAGAAAATTAAACCCTAATATTGAAACGTTATATATGATGACATCAACAGATTATTCTTTTATTAGTTCAAGTGTTGTGAAAGAAGTGGCACAGTATGATGCAGATATTTCAGAATTCGTACCAAAACCAGTAGAAGAAGCGCTATTAAAAAAATTCAAATCATAA
- the rnhC gene encoding ribonuclease HIII: MSNLVKQLSQNEIDTLMKKINVDTSNLAPGMIAKAKYQNVTISIYKSRKVMFQGQNVEAVASMLLGDIVKAPASTKTKPSEKTLFKYNQHNCIGSDEAGSGDYFGPLTVCACYVSKEHIDVLKTLGVDDSKKLNDAKIVSLAEQLVTFLPHSLLVLDNPKYNDRQALGWSQVKMKAVLHNECIINVLKKVNENEIEAIVIDQFAQPGVYKRYALSDIPLESRTHFETKGESKSLAIAAASIISRYAFVKHMDHLSKKMNQTILKGASGKVDLLAARIIEKEGLQRLDQISKKHFSNRNKAIQLVDKKRNGL; this comes from the coding sequence GCAAAAGCTAAATATCAAAATGTAACTATAAGTATTTACAAATCTCGAAAAGTCATGTTTCAAGGTCAAAATGTAGAAGCTGTTGCCAGTATGCTCTTAGGTGACATCGTAAAAGCACCCGCTTCTACTAAAACTAAACCTTCTGAAAAGACACTTTTTAAATATAATCAGCATAATTGTATCGGTAGTGATGAAGCAGGTAGCGGCGATTATTTTGGTCCTTTAACTGTATGTGCATGTTACGTAAGCAAAGAACATATCGACGTGCTAAAAACATTAGGTGTTGATGATTCCAAAAAATTAAATGACGCTAAAATTGTCTCGCTTGCTGAACAACTTGTGACCTTTCTGCCCCATTCATTACTTGTATTAGACAACCCTAAATACAACGATCGTCAAGCACTAGGTTGGTCGCAAGTTAAGATGAAAGCTGTATTACATAATGAATGTATCATCAACGTATTAAAGAAAGTAAATGAAAATGAGATTGAAGCTATCGTTATTGACCAATTTGCGCAACCTGGCGTATACAAACGTTATGCGTTAAGCGATATTCCTCTTGAATCTCGAACGCATTTTGAGACTAAAGGCGAATCTAAATCACTTGCAATCGCAGCAGCCAGTATCATTTCAAGATATGCTTTCGTTAAACATATGGATCATCTTTCCAAAAAAATGAACCAAACAATTTTAAAAGGAGCTAGCGGTAAAGTAGATTTATTAGCAGCACGTATTATTGAAAAAGAAGGATTACAACGACTTGACCAAATTTCTAAAAAACATTTTAGTAATCGAAACAAAGCTATACAATTGGTCGACAAAAAACGCAACGGTTTATAA
- a CDS encoding YlbG family protein, with amino-acid sequence MEIVQREKLIIYLKNMKHERQIRKYGHIVSTNKTHKYVAMYVEQQQIDQIVQNLMKLKYVTKVVGSPYKTIKKVYEKEKYEF; translated from the coding sequence ATGGAAATCGTACAACGAGAAAAATTAATTATTTACTTAAAAAATATGAAACATGAACGTCAAATACGTAAGTATGGTCACATTGTTTCGACGAACAAAACACATAAATATGTCGCAATGTATGTAGAACAACAACAAATAGATCAAATCGTTCAAAATTTGATGAAACTTAAATATGTGACGAAAGTGGTAGGTTCACCATATAAAACTATAAAAAAAGTATACGAAAAAGAAAAATATGAATTTTAG
- a CDS encoding nucleotidyltransferase → MKSVALITEYNPFHNGHLYHAQQSKHITNADVVIAIMSGQFMMRGMPAMYSKFTRTQMALQGVDLVVELPLLGSLSSSDRFAEMGVKVANYLDVDALSFGSESGDIRQLKSIAEQICHFENHPQFQNALKQGKSYARIVGEYINDACIESPNNILALSYLKQLHIQNSNIKPYTISRTNAQHHQNEIAHHTFASGSAIRKDILNNGKHWKNCVPPNNYPLFSHPFTQTDTLFKMIQLTVLQQSLTSLASIYTMSEGFEHRLSRMIREVNHWDALLTKLKTKRYTHTHIQRILMNVLLNFRYEDVQPHINAVRILGMTTKGQTYLKNLKQRYPEKNLITNVNKTSASYFKHEIKATDIYNLLTQQTNTDFNTPVIISHDR, encoded by the coding sequence ATGAAAAGTGTTGCCCTCATTACAGAGTATAATCCCTTTCATAATGGACACCTCTATCACGCGCAACAATCAAAGCACATCACTAATGCAGACGTGGTCATCGCGATCATGAGTGGCCAGTTTATGATGCGTGGTATGCCTGCAATGTATTCTAAATTCACACGCACACAAATGGCGCTTCAAGGTGTTGATCTTGTCGTTGAACTGCCTTTACTCGGCAGTCTATCTTCAAGTGATCGTTTTGCAGAAATGGGTGTCAAAGTTGCCAATTATTTAGACGTAGACGCCCTGTCATTTGGTAGCGAAAGTGGCGATATCCGTCAGCTTAAGTCAATAGCTGAACAAATATGCCACTTTGAAAATCATCCGCAATTTCAAAACGCACTCAAACAAGGTAAAAGTTATGCTCGGATCGTCGGTGAATATATAAATGATGCGTGTATCGAGTCACCTAACAATATTTTAGCATTGTCTTATCTCAAGCAATTACACATACAAAATAGTAACATCAAACCATACACAATATCGCGTACCAATGCACAACATCACCAAAATGAAATCGCACATCATACATTTGCAAGTGGTTCTGCAATTCGTAAAGATATCCTTAATAATGGAAAACATTGGAAAAACTGCGTCCCACCGAACAATTATCCATTGTTTTCTCATCCATTCACTCAAACAGATACGCTATTTAAAATGATTCAACTCACCGTGCTACAACAATCTCTCACATCACTTGCTTCCATTTATACAATGAGTGAAGGATTTGAGCATCGCTTAAGTCGCATGATTCGTGAGGTTAATCATTGGGATGCGTTGCTCACAAAACTGAAAACAAAGCGTTACACGCATACACATATACAACGCATTTTAATGAACGTATTACTGAATTTTCGTTATGAAGATGTCCAACCTCACATTAATGCGGTTAGAATTTTAGGCATGACAACTAAAGGACAAACGTATTTAAAAAATCTAAAACAACGCTATCCAGAGAAAAACTTAATTACCAATGTCAATAAAACATCCGCTTCTTATTTTAAACACGAAATAAAAGCGACAGATATATACAATCTACTAACGCAGCAAACAAACACAGATTTCAATACACCTGTCATCATCTCACACGACAGATAA
- a CDS encoding TrmH family RNA methyltransferase, with the protein MEQITSNQNTKVKLYQKLKKKRERDKQGLMILEGYHLIEEAFQNNLTIEYLFVLDVARVDQALIEASQATYEINMKVAETLAGTVTPQGIFAIVQKPTFEISTAKQVLILDRVQDPGNVGTLIRTADAAGLDMVIVSRGTADVFSDKVLRASQGSVFHIPVVVEEDVVHFVQNFNGPVYGTAIENAVSYHKIDKKQTSFALILGNEGEGMTKALLDATTQNVTIPIYGRAESLNVAIAAGILMFHLKG; encoded by the coding sequence ATGGAACAAATTACTTCCAACCAAAATACAAAAGTGAAATTATATCAAAAGCTAAAAAAGAAACGTGAGCGCGACAAACAAGGGCTTATGATTCTTGAAGGGTATCATTTAATTGAGGAAGCATTTCAAAATAATTTAACTATTGAATATCTATTCGTACTTGATGTGGCGCGTGTCGATCAAGCGTTAATTGAAGCGAGTCAGGCTACTTATGAAATAAATATGAAAGTGGCTGAAACACTAGCTGGAACGGTAACGCCTCAAGGTATTTTTGCGATTGTTCAAAAACCAACGTTTGAAATCTCTACTGCCAAACAAGTGCTTATATTAGATCGTGTACAAGATCCGGGAAATGTAGGAACATTGATTCGAACGGCAGATGCGGCAGGTTTAGATATGGTTATCGTTTCTAGAGGAACTGCTGATGTTTTTTCTGATAAAGTGTTGCGTGCGAGTCAAGGTAGTGTGTTCCACATACCGGTAGTGGTAGAAGAAGATGTGGTACATTTTGTTCAAAACTTTAATGGGCCAGTTTATGGTACTGCGATAGAAAATGCTGTGTCCTATCACAAGATTGACAAGAAGCAAACGTCATTTGCGCTCATTTTAGGTAATGAAGGTGAGGGGATGACTAAAGCTCTTTTAGATGCGACGACGCAAAATGTTACGATTCCTATTTATGGTCGCGCAGAAAGTTTAAATGTAGCGATTGCAGCTGGGATTTTAATGTTTCATTTAAAGGGTTGA
- the pheS gene encoding phenylalanine--tRNA ligase subunit alpha — protein sequence MSQADEMLQIKTEALEAIQQADSEKALQDVKVQYLGKKGQVTGLMKNMKNLSKEEKPEYGQKVNEVRQAITSAIEERQADLAEAQLNQQLSEESIDVTLPSRKIANGAKHPLTRTIEEIEDLFLGLGYEIVTGYEVEQDYYNFEALNLPKSHPARDMQDSFYITEEILMRTHTSPVQARTMEKRNGEGPVKILCPGKVYRRDSDDATHSHQFTQIEGLVVDENIKMSDLKGTLELLAKSLFGEERELRLRPSYFPFTEPSVEVDVSCFKCKGEGCNVCKHTGWIEILGAGMVHPNVLEMAGFDSKRYSGFAFGMGPDRIAMLKYGIEDIRHFYTNDVRFLEQFKAVEDRGETTC from the coding sequence ATGTCGCAAGCAGATGAAATGTTACAAATTAAAACTGAAGCACTTGAGGCGATTCAACAAGCGGATAGTGAAAAAGCTTTACAAGACGTGAAAGTACAATATTTAGGTAAAAAAGGTCAAGTGACCGGTTTAATGAAAAATATGAAAAATTTATCAAAAGAAGAAAAACCTGAATATGGTCAAAAAGTGAATGAGGTACGTCAAGCCATTACAAGTGCGATTGAAGAAAGACAAGCCGATTTAGCTGAAGCACAGTTAAACCAACAACTTTCAGAAGAATCTATTGACGTTACATTGCCAAGTCGTAAAATCGCAAATGGAGCTAAACATCCGTTAACACGAACAATTGAAGAAATTGAAGACTTGTTTTTAGGATTGGGTTATGAAATTGTTACAGGCTACGAAGTTGAACAAGATTATTACAATTTTGAAGCGCTAAATTTACCAAAATCTCATCCAGCTCGTGACATGCAGGATAGCTTCTACATTACTGAAGAAATTTTAATGCGTACCCATACCTCACCAGTACAGGCGCGTACGATGGAAAAGCGTAACGGCGAAGGACCTGTGAAAATATTATGTCCTGGTAAAGTATATCGACGTGATTCAGACGACGCGACACATAGTCATCAGTTCACACAAATTGAAGGGCTTGTTGTAGATGAAAACATTAAAATGAGCGACTTAAAAGGGACGCTTGAATTATTAGCTAAATCATTATTTGGTGAAGAACGTGAGTTGCGCTTACGTCCAAGTTACTTCCCATTTACAGAACCTTCAGTAGAAGTAGACGTTTCGTGTTTTAAATGTAAAGGTGAAGGTTGTAATGTATGTAAACATACAGGCTGGATTGAAATTTTAGGTGCGGGTATGGTCCACCCTAATGTGTTAGAAATGGCTGGATTTGATTCAAAACGTTATTCAGGTTTTGCTTTCGGTATGGGACCAGATCGTATCGCGATGTTGAAATATGGCATTGAAGACATTCGTCATTTCTATACGAATGATGTACGTTTCTTAGAGCAATTTAAAGCGGTAGAAGATAGAGGTGAAACAACATGTTAA
- the pheT gene encoding phenylalanine--tRNA ligase subunit beta, with amino-acid sequence MLISKEWLESYVNIDVSIEALAERITRSGIEVDEIIDFTKDIKNLVVGYVASTAKHPDADKLSICQVDIGEDELTQIVCGASNVDAGQTVIVAKVGGRLPGGIKIKRAKLRGQVSEGMICSLQEIGLASNVVPKAFEEGIYNFTSQIEPGTDALKALYLDDQLMEFDLTPNRSDALSMIGTAYEVGALYHQPVQKPETTLTSEKGDAHHKLSVKIENEDKVPYYSARVVENVTIAPSPEWMQARLMKAGIRPINNVVDISNYVLLEYGQPLHMFDQDKIGSNEIVVRQAREGETMTTLDNQERQLQTNDIVITNGTEPIALGGVMGGDFSEVTEQTKNVVVEGALFDTVAIRHTSRRLNLRSESSSRFEKGLAAEFVNEAVDRACYLLETLANGEVLAERVAQGDLGPLTRTIEITVDKVNRTIGFNVSEHEMIEALQQLGFETTVEEQTLQVTVPSRRPDIKIEADIIEEIARIYGYDNLPSSLPVFESVTSGALTDRQRKTRAIRGALEGAGLSQAMTYSLVDEKRAKAFTMEAREAIKLLMPMSEAHSTLRQSLIPHLIDAAQYNVARKNQNIALYEIGNVFFSNGEGVLPDEVEYLSGIMIGEYVAHPWQAKKEVVDFYLTKGVVDRIADKLALSFDYETAQIDGLHPGRTAKVLCQGDVIGFIGELHPTVAKQYDLGRTYVFELNYEKLMSYRVGYINYNQIPKFPGVTRDIALVVDTEVRVSALIQTIKQAGNHLLKEASVFDVYEGEHMEAGKKSVAIRLEYLDTENTLTEAQVAEVHDRILSELEQQGATLRG; translated from the coding sequence ATGTTAATTTCAAAAGAATGGTTAGAATCCTATGTGAATATTGATGTTTCCATTGAAGCGTTGGCTGAACGTATTACACGTTCGGGTATTGAAGTTGATGAAATTATTGATTTTACTAAAGATATTAAAAATTTAGTTGTTGGATATGTAGCATCAACTGCAAAACATCCAGATGCAGATAAATTAAGCATTTGTCAAGTCGATATTGGTGAAGATGAATTGACTCAGATTGTCTGTGGGGCCTCTAATGTCGATGCTGGTCAGACGGTAATTGTCGCTAAAGTAGGCGGGCGTCTTCCAGGTGGTATTAAAATAAAGCGTGCCAAATTACGTGGCCAAGTGTCAGAAGGTATGATTTGTTCTTTACAAGAAATTGGTTTAGCGAGCAATGTAGTACCAAAAGCTTTTGAAGAAGGGATTTATAACTTCACTTCACAAATTGAGCCAGGGACAGATGCTTTAAAAGCATTATATTTAGATGATCAATTAATGGAGTTTGATTTAACACCAAACCGTTCTGATGCGTTAAGCATGATTGGGACTGCTTACGAAGTAGGGGCTTTATATCATCAGCCTGTACAGAAGCCAGAAACAACGCTAACTTCAGAAAAAGGCGATGCACATCATAAACTTTCTGTGAAAATTGAAAATGAAGACAAAGTGCCTTATTATAGTGCGCGAGTTGTAGAAAACGTTACTATTGCGCCTTCTCCAGAGTGGATGCAAGCGCGCTTAATGAAAGCGGGCATTCGACCAATTAATAACGTTGTTGATATTTCTAATTATGTATTATTAGAATATGGTCAACCTTTGCATATGTTTGACCAAGATAAAATAGGTTCTAATGAAATTGTCGTGCGCCAAGCACGTGAAGGCGAAACAATGACAACATTAGACAATCAAGAACGCCAATTACAGACGAATGACATCGTTATTACAAACGGAACAGAGCCTATTGCACTTGGCGGCGTCATGGGCGGTGATTTTTCAGAAGTAACAGAACAAACTAAAAACGTAGTAGTTGAAGGGGCCTTATTTGATACGGTTGCCATACGTCATACGTCACGTCGCTTGAATTTAAGAAGTGAATCATCAAGTCGCTTTGAAAAAGGATTAGCAGCAGAATTTGTGAATGAAGCAGTTGACCGTGCGTGTTATCTTTTAGAGACGTTGGCGAACGGAGAAGTGTTAGCTGAACGTGTTGCTCAAGGAGATTTGGGTCCTTTAACACGTACAATTGAAATTACTGTAGATAAAGTTAATCGAACAATAGGCTTTAATGTGTCAGAACATGAAATGATAGAGGCACTTCAACAACTTGGTTTTGAGACGACTGTAGAAGAGCAAACGCTCCAAGTAACGGTACCTTCTCGCCGTCCGGACATTAAAATTGAAGCTGATATTATTGAAGAAATTGCGCGTATTTACGGGTATGATAATTTACCTTCATCACTTCCAGTATTTGAGTCTGTAACAAGTGGTGCGCTTACAGACCGACAACGTAAAACGCGTGCGATACGTGGTGCTTTAGAAGGCGCTGGATTGTCACAAGCCATGACATATTCGCTTGTTGACGAAAAGCGCGCTAAAGCTTTTACAATGGAAGCGCGTGAAGCGATCAAATTATTAATGCCAATGAGTGAAGCACATTCTACATTACGTCAAAGTTTAATCCCACACTTGATTGACGCTGCACAATACAATGTGGCACGTAAAAATCAAAACATTGCATTATATGAAATCGGAAATGTCTTCTTTAGCAATGGTGAGGGTGTTTTACCAGACGAGGTAGAATATTTAAGCGGTATTATGATAGGTGAATACGTTGCACATCCTTGGCAAGCTAAAAAAGAAGTGGTAGATTTCTATCTTACAAAAGGTGTAGTGGACCGCATCGCCGATAAACTAGCACTTTCTTTTGATTATGAAACAGCACAAATAGACGGTTTACACCCTGGGCGAACAGCAAAAGTATTATGTCAAGGTGATGTAATTGGATTCATTGGAGAACTTCACCCAACAGTAGCGAAACAATATGATTTAGGACGTACATACGTCTTTGAATTGAATTATGAAAAGTTAATGAGCTACCGTGTAGGTTATATCAACTATAATCAAATTCCTAAGTTTCCTGGCGTAACACGTGATATTGCATTAGTAGTTGATACAGAGGTACGTGTATCAGCATTGATTCAAACTATTAAACAAGCCGGAAATCATTTATTAAAAGAAGCTTCTGTATTTGATGTCTATGAAGGTGAACATATGGAAGCAGGTAAAAAATCAGTAGCGATTCGATTAGAATATTTAGATACTGAAAACACTTTGACTGAAGCACAAGTAGCAGAAGTTCATGATCGCATCCTATCAGAACTAGAACAACAAGGTGCAACGTTAAGAGGTTAG
- a CDS encoding YceD family protein encodes MKWSITQLRKYQGQPFKFNQTVEFNDLAGTLDIIHLSPVHIEGELIVKSNEVVATMHLTGMYTMACARTLKPVEVPLDTTSTEVFDLDGLYEDEDDEHYHLATDGIINLRAIAEEIVMLEKPMRVIADDSEDMLTGGQGWEVVDETQILDNDPSQDESHKKVDPRLQKLQQFYDDGDRAR; translated from the coding sequence ATGAAATGGTCAATAACACAATTAAGAAAATACCAAGGACAACCTTTTAAATTTAATCAAACTGTTGAATTTAACGATTTAGCTGGAACTTTAGATATTATACATTTATCTCCAGTTCACATTGAGGGTGAATTAATCGTAAAGTCGAATGAAGTCGTTGCAACTATGCATTTAACTGGAATGTATACGATGGCATGTGCACGTACACTTAAGCCAGTAGAAGTTCCTTTGGATACAACATCGACGGAAGTGTTTGATTTAGATGGTTTATACGAAGATGAGGACGATGAACATTATCATCTCGCGACGGATGGCATCATCAATCTTCGTGCAATCGCGGAAGAGATTGTGATGTTAGAAAAACCTATGCGTGTTATCGCTGATGATAGCGAAGACATGTTAACAGGTGGTCAAGGTTGGGAAGTTGTTGACGAAACACAAATTTTGGATAACGACCCTTCACAAGATGAGTCGCATAAAAAAGTCGATCCAAGGCTTCAAAAATTACAACAGTTTTATGATGATGGTGATCGCGCACGCTAA
- the rsmD gene encoding 16S rRNA (guanine(966)-N(2))-methyltransferase RsmD: protein MRVIAGKHKSKPLDTLEGRNTRPTMDKVKEGIFNSLHEVQGIGLDLFAGSGGLGIEALSRGMEKVIFVDQNFGAIKIIRQNIKKLGLESQTEVYKNNADRALKALYKREIQFDIIFLDPPYEKGLIDKALERIQEFDLLKKNGIIVCEFSHRESIQSNGFKEIKRYHYGLTDTCLLEKGENHD from the coding sequence ATGCGCGTCATCGCCGGAAAACATAAAAGCAAACCGTTAGACACTCTCGAAGGTCGAAATACAAGACCTACTATGGATAAAGTGAAAGAGGGCATTTTTAATAGTTTACATGAGGTTCAAGGTATCGGATTAGACTTGTTTGCTGGAAGTGGCGGTCTAGGCATTGAAGCACTTTCAAGAGGAATGGAGAAAGTTATTTTTGTAGACCAAAATTTTGGCGCAATCAAAATTATTCGTCAAAATATAAAAAAATTAGGGCTTGAATCTCAAACTGAAGTTTACAAAAACAACGCTGATCGTGCGCTTAAAGCATTGTATAAAAGAGAAATTCAATTTGATATTATCTTTTTAGATCCTCCTTATGAAAAAGGTTTGATAGATAAAGCGTTGGAACGTATTCAAGAATTTGATTTATTGAAAAAGAATGGTATTATCGTGTGTGAGTTTAGTCATCGTGAATCTATTCAAAGTAACGGCTTCAAAGAAATCAAACGATATCACTATGGTTTAACTGATACTTGTTTATTGGAAAAAGGAGAAAATCATGACTAA
- a CDS encoding DUF7147 family protein: MKQSFIVLGQGLTDLYEFKTLIDYNHPRVERIVFFHTPKSEAQLTSVALIMQPTEGRYFQGIYIMLNALRYPFPETNRKYELIQSFASPYNIEMVGVDVHAPEAYPELELYFNYLKSVLRLQHWLPPLE; the protein is encoded by the coding sequence ATGAAACAATCATTTATCGTACTTGGTCAAGGGCTTACAGATTTATACGAATTTAAAACACTGATCGATTATAATCATCCAAGAGTCGAGCGTATCGTCTTTTTTCATACACCAAAATCCGAAGCGCAATTAACATCCGTTGCTTTAATTATGCAACCTACAGAAGGAAGGTACTTCCAAGGGATTTATATCATGTTGAATGCTTTACGTTATCCCTTTCCTGAAACTAATCGTAAATACGAACTCATCCAATCATTCGCCTCACCTTATAATATCGAAATGGTTGGTGTAGATGTCCACGCTCCTGAAGCATATCCAGAATTAGAGCTATACTTTAATTATTTAAAAAGTGTTTTAAGACTTCAACATTGGTTGCCACCACTTGAGTAG